In Elusimicrobiota bacterium, the genomic stretch GAGGAATTTTTTTATTAATGACAAAACCTTGGATATCGGCCCATGGTATTTTCTTTTTTTCCAGACGTTTGCTTAACACATTCAATTGACGGATCAAATCCAAAAGGTCGGACAGTTTCGAGCCTTTAAAAGCGGCCGTTTCTTTGCCTTTTTTAACCACGCACAACTCATAGGCGCGAACAGCCTCTTCACGCACCCATTCATCGAGCATCTCCTGGGTTTCCAGATAAAATTCTTTTTTTCCTTTGGTTAGTTTATACAACGGCGGAACCGCGATATACATATGTCCTTTTTCGATTAAAGGACGCATCTGCCGATAAAAAAACGTCAACAGCAGGGTCCGTATATGCTGCCCGTCCACGTCCGCGTCAGCCATGATGATGACTTTACCGTAACGCAATTTCGTGAAATCAAATCCTCCGCTTTCGCCGGTTTCTCCGTTTGTAACGCCGCCGATGCCGGCGCCGATCGCCGTAATCAAGGTGCGGATTTCCTCGTTGGAGAGAACTTTCATCAGCCGGGCCTTTTCCACGTTGATAATTTTGCCTCGAATCGGAAGAATCGCCTGAAAACGTCTGTCCCTGCCCATCTTGGCCGATCCTCCGGCCGAATCGCCCTCGACGATGAACAGTTCGCAGCGAGCGGGGTCTTTTTCCTGGCAGTCGGCCAGCTTTCCCGGCAAAGAAGAAATCTCAAGAAGGCCTTTGCGCCGGGTTAAATCCCTGGCTTTCCTGGCCGCTTCGCGCGCTTCCGCTGCGCCGATGGCCTTTGCAATCACGGCCTTGGCCGTTTGAGGGTGTTCCTCAAAATACGTGGTCAACGTGTCGCCAACCGTAGACTTAATGACGCCTTCCACCTCGGAATTGCCCAGTTTTGTTTTTGTCTGGCCTTCAAACTGGGGATTTAAAACCTTGATCGACAAAACCGCGGCCAACCCCTCCCGGGCGTCTTCTCCGGTGATGGCCAATTCTTTATTCTTCAACAACTCATAACGTTTCACATAGTCGTTGACAACCCGGGTTAATGCCGAACGAAAGCCGGCCATATGCGTGCCGCCTTCCGTGGTGTGGATATTATTGACGAAAGAATAAACGTTTTCGTCGAAACCGTCGTTATACTGAAGCGCCATCTCCACTTCCACGTCGTCTTTTTCTTTTTTGATGTGGATGGGCTCGTTGTGAACCAATGTTTTATTGGAATTTAAAAATTTAACGAACTCGACCAGGCCGCCTTCGTAAAGAAAAATATGCTTTTTGTCTTCCCGCTCGTCGATCATCGTGATGCGCGTTCCGGCGTTTAAAAAAGCCAGCTCGCGAAGGCGTTTGGAAAGTGTTTCAAAAGAAAATTCCGTTTCCCTGAAAATTTCTTTGTCCGGGAAAAAAATAACCTTTGTCCCGCGGTCGTCGGATTTACCGACGGCTTCCACTTCGGTCTGCGGCTTGCCCCGGGCATAGCGCTGTTGGTAAACCTTGCCTCCGCGATAAACTTCCACCAGCAGCCATTCGGAAAGGGCGTTAACCACGGAAACGCCGACGCCGTGAAGTCCCCCGGAAACACGGTACGCTTTCTTTTCAAATTTTCCGCCGGCATGCAGAACGGTCATGACGATTTCCAAGGCGCTTTTTCCCCGGATTTTAGGGTCCTTGACTTCCGTCATCGGATCCACCGGAATGCCGCGGCCGTCATCAAGAACGGAAACGCTTCCATCGCGATGAATAGTGATGTCGATGTTTTTGGCGAACCCGGCTAAAACCTCGTCGATGGAATTATCCACCACTTCATAAACCAAATGGTGAAGGCCAGCCGGCCCCGTGGTGCCGATATACATGGCGGGACGGCGCCGGACGGCTTCCAGCCCTTCAATAACTTGAATTTCTTTAGATGTGTACGCTTCTTCGCCTTTTACCAAAGAATTTCCCTATTTCGTTTCATTTTGAACGCGTATGTCTTTAATTCCATGCGCCTTTAAATGCTCGATTATTTCTCGTTTGCGCAAACGAATCTCCCAATGAAGAGCAGGATGATCGCCGACCGCAATCAATGTTCCTTCGCGAATCTTAAACGCTTTAATCGACCCCCAAAGTTTACCAAAAGCGAAGCGTAAATCTTTGGAAAAAACAGGGGTTAAATAGGGGCCGGCCGGGAGTCCTTTTAATAGAACAAAGCCGATTTTTTTCAATTGACCAACGAATGGGAAAACGTTTGACGATTGTTAATTTTGAACCCGCGTCGGCATAACGACGTAGGTATAACCGGGGGCTTCCGGGGTTGAAAATAGAGCCGGGTTAACGGCTGTCGTCATTGAAACTTCGAACACGTCGCCGTCGACGCTTTTCAAAAAGTCAATCACATGATGAGGGTTGAAGGAAATCTCGAATCCCTCTTCTCCTTGGAAAGAAAGCACCGGGATATCCTCCTCAAACTCGTAATGGCCCAGGGTTTTAGATGTCACCTGACACGCCGCTTTCGTAAAGCGATACCGGCAAGTCC encodes the following:
- the gyrB gene encoding DNA topoisomerase (ATP-hydrolyzing) subunit B; protein product: MVKGEEAYTSKEIQVIEGLEAVRRRPAMYIGTTGPAGLHHLVYEVVDNSIDEVLAGFAKNIDITIHRDGSVSVLDDGRGIPVDPMTEVKDPKIRGKSALEIVMTVLHAGGKFEKKAYRVSGGLHGVGVSVVNALSEWLLVEVYRGGKVYQQRYARGKPQTEVEAVGKSDDRGTKVIFFPDKEIFRETEFSFETLSKRLRELAFLNAGTRITMIDEREDKKHIFLYEGGLVEFVKFLNSNKTLVHNEPIHIKKEKDDVEVEMALQYNDGFDENVYSFVNNIHTTEGGTHMAGFRSALTRVVNDYVKRYELLKNKELAITGEDAREGLAAVLSIKVLNPQFEGQTKTKLGNSEVEGVIKSTVGDTLTTYFEEHPQTAKAVIAKAIGAAEAREAARKARDLTRRKGLLEISSLPGKLADCQEKDPARCELFIVEGDSAGGSAKMGRDRRFQAILPIRGKIINVEKARLMKVLSNEEIRTLITAIGAGIGGVTNGETGESGGFDFTKLRYGKVIIMADADVDGQHIRTLLLTFFYRQMRPLIEKGHMYIAVPPLYKLTKGKKEFYLETQEMLDEWVREEAVRAYELCVVKKGKETAAFKGSKLSDLLDLIRQLNVLSKRLEKKKIPWADIQGFVINKKIPLYMLELGSGERVFFYSERDWLKAKPGYLEARRTKLKEEGQELGEGAEELGQEFKDLAELQDVDALLKKLDEQGVGAIGKSAEESKKDGADASETALRFKDASSGAVVGDDFIDPLGAFEKAGDLVYKHAGIQRYKGLGEMNPTQLWETTMDPAKRKLLRVELQDSVYADQIFTTLMGEKVEPRKRFIEEHALEVKNLDV